In Daphnia magna isolate NIES linkage group LG7, ASM2063170v1.1, whole genome shotgun sequence, a single genomic region encodes these proteins:
- the LOC116927018 gene encoding vitelline membrane outer layer protein 1 homolog has protein sequence MKNVVGYLALFVFIGLANGQEVITVTNGETDGRWGPLETCPSGSRAISYQTQNEIDAPVVDDSAMNTLVLFCDDPLQTNLTSAPGYTGNWQNVQTCPFGAYMKSFQLLVSPAGNTTDNTAVNNIRFMCSNDRDISGIGNREGYWGEYSAECPEGICGLETRVRPDGGLLVDNTALNDVRFTCCAAAEF, from the exons ATGAAGAACGTCGTAGGATATTTAGCCTTGTTTGTGTTCATTGGCCTCGCTAATGGCCAGGAAGTCATCACTGTCACAAACGGTGAGACTGACGGACGTTGGGGACCATTGGAAACGTGTCCATCAGGTTCCAGAGCCATTTCCTACCAAACTCAGAATGAAATTGATGCTCCGGTCGTTGATGATTCAGCTATGAATACTCTCGTTCTCTTCTGCGACGATCCCCTGCAAACTAATTTAACTTCCGCTCCCGGATA TACAGGAAATTGGCAAAATGTTCAGACCTGCCCGTTCGGTGCTTACATGAAAAGCTTCCAATTGCTAGTCAGTCCAGCGGGCAACACGACAGACAACACGGCCGTCAACAACATTCGTTTCATGTGTTCTAATGATCGTGACATCAGCGGAATCGGTAACAGAGAAGGATATTGGGGCGAATACAGCGCCGAATGTCCAGAAGGCATTTGCGGACTTGAGACCCGCGTCCGTCCCGATGGTGGACTTTTGGTTGACAACACTGCCCTCAACGATGTCCGTTTCACTTGCTGCGCTGCGGCCGAGTTCTAG
- the LOC116927021 gene encoding uncharacterized protein LOC116927021 isoform X2, translating to MSSHRSHHPDNTKTWLPFQFEVAPSDPYESKQKIMIQIQRNVQNLGREPLIPVFMFKYGLWSMDWSYVQCVYVVRVAKSGYSGSELDRSRVPKQHHTNSPAGKLYNIIA from the exons ATGTCATCTCACCGATCCCACCACCCTGATAATACGAAAACATGGCTACCTTTCCAATTTGAGGTCGCACCCAGCGACCCCTAtgaaagcaaacaaaaaatcatgATTCAAATACAAAGAAATGTTCAAAACTTGGGGAGAGAGCCTCTAATTCCCGTTTTCATGTTTAAG TATGGACTATGGAGTATGGACTGGAGCTACGTGCA ATGCGTCTACGTAGTCCGAGTAGCCAAAAGTGGATATTCAGGAAGTGAACTGGACAGATCGAGGGTACCAAAG CAGCACCATACCAACAGTCCAGCAGGGAAACTGTATAACATTATAG CATGA
- the LOC116927021 gene encoding uncharacterized protein LOC116927021 isoform X1: MSSHRSHHPDNTKTWLPFQFEVAPSDPYESKQKIMIQIQRNVQNLGREPLIPVFMFKYGLWSMDWSYVQCVYVVRVAKSGYSGSELDRSRVPKQHHTNSPAGKLYNIIGGQCLSDKTMYVFHSSSYDVSMNHCVTAFETGRLMCGVSMLVDQLTFTFSFN, translated from the exons ATGTCATCTCACCGATCCCACCACCCTGATAATACGAAAACATGGCTACCTTTCCAATTTGAGGTCGCACCCAGCGACCCCTAtgaaagcaaacaaaaaatcatgATTCAAATACAAAGAAATGTTCAAAACTTGGGGAGAGAGCCTCTAATTCCCGTTTTCATGTTTAAG TATGGACTATGGAGTATGGACTGGAGCTACGTGCA ATGCGTCTACGTAGTCCGAGTAGCCAAAAGTGGATATTCAGGAAGTGAACTGGACAGATCGAGGGTACCAAAG CAGCACCATACCAACAGTCCAGCAGGGAAACTGTATAACATTATAGGTGGGCAATGCTTATCAGATAAAACCATGTATGTTTTTCACTCTTCCTCTTACGACGTCAGCATGAATCATTGTGTAACAGCATTCGAAACTGGACGTTTAATGTGCGGTGTTTCGATGCTAGTTGATCAATTGACGTTCACGTTCTCGTTCAATTAA
- the LOC116927020 gene encoding vitelline membrane outer layer protein 1 homolog yields MVAQRSVAFLVSFLMLSLVLRSRSCEALKIISVTNGGTEGSWGLLEICPEGSRAIGYQTQNDLLDVILYDKTAMNSIRLFCNDTEGTSITSTLGHTGTWELRQNCPPGEALSSFRLRVEPYDPELSDNTSVNSIQFNCTDGTLLNFNGNAAGIWGDFSADQCDVTGICGLETRVMPLGTLSDNTALNNVGFICC; encoded by the exons ATGGTGGCTCAGCGCTCGGTAGCATTTCTTGTCAGCTTTTTAATGTTGAGCCTGGTGCTCAGGTCAAGGAGTTGTGAAGCTTTGAAAATCATTTCAGTTACCAATGGAGGAACAGAAGGCAGTTGGGGGTTGCTGGAAATTTGCCCCGAAGGTTCACGAGCTATCGGCTATCAAACGCAAAACGATCTCCTAGACGTTATACTTTACGACAAAACAGCCATGAATTCCATCCGTTTATTTTGCAATGACACTGAAGGCACCAGTATCACTTCAACACTTGGACA TACGGGAACTTGGGAATTGAGACAAAATTGTCCTCCAGGTGAAGCCTTGTCTTCATTCCGTTTGAGAGTGGAGCCTTACGACCCGGAATTATCCGACAACACGTCAGTCAACAGCATCCAATTCAATTGCACAGATGGAACTTTATTGAATTTCAATGGCAATGCGGCTGGTATTTGGGGCGATTTCAGTGCCGACCAATGCGATGTAACGGGCATATGTGGACTGGAAACTCGTGTTATGCCTTTGGGGACTTTGTCTGATAACACCGCTCTTAATAACGTGGGTTTTATTTGCTGTTGA
- the LOC116934421 gene encoding sodium bicarbonate transporter-like protein 11: MKDLTKETLEEMGCYENNENSLPLHRGWSSPNAMGIHTVKESHLQSDSEVRLSNNEVTLGTSNTTPVWEFRDNEWRLTYGECGETSLIYAKYEKLPLQDFDVEVRPAVDVEQFFNQGHVFLLEDDVAEETYPSSVDLVDMLLNKIGLSTTVVEEAKRILFTHDAASSRTIQATFSPKDKKNGNFAYDESWMCLVGDIPSLVQRHMAIVRFKHPMNMGTTCHDLQLFVLILCPAKEKGTKNALETGRTFATLLADHHLRRQLVEVATEQEFKQLLFNRTRELIEEQHQSRSAVSIKLNSVVEPSPITNTAMSNSIWKLCQFGQGIREDLSRRLPHYVSDYVDGIIGVKTPQKVLSTTFFLYFACLLPAIAFGVLNDHNTHGKIGVKKVIVGQTIGGLFFVIFGGQPLLILLTTAPLALYIKVISSICDDFQLDFYAMYGCVGLWCAFFLLLFSLFNVSRLMRWCTRSTEEIFGLFISIAFCVDAFRDTAKHFQKNFNSPQCLGDVNMTKGLKSSLTYYILNETRTNSSTVETLISAIEEPMAIECNQASSLLFLLLMLGTVWLGVSIFNFKKTPFLSAGKQEALADYSLPIAVVTMSFVGSYFFQNVKVEPFRYDDSENVFSLTPLDRLPGLAVVGAMGLGFALSLLIFMDQNISSAMVNTPLNNLKKGPAHHWDLFVMAILTAALSAVGLPWMHALVPHSPLHARALADVEERVHQGHVYQIIVRVRETRLTVLFSHILIGLSILLLPYPLAYIPPAVLNGLFLYVAITGLGGNQMFERITLFFTQQSAYPPNHYIRRVPQRKIHQFTVYQLGQLVLMCLFGFVPWPYMKMIFPLILLSLLPIRHMIITRLIAGRFLTVLDSSEH; this comes from the exons ATGAAGGATTTAACAAAGGAAACGCTCGAAGAGATGGGGTGTTATGAAAACAACGAAAATAGTTTACCATTACATCGTGGTTGGTCCAGTCCAAACGCTATGGGAATCCATACTGTCAAGGAGTCCCATCTGCAGTCTGACAGCGAAGTCCGTTTGAGTAATAATGAAGTAACATTAGGAACAAGCAACACTACCCCAGTTTGGGAGTTTCGTGATAATGAATGGCGACTCACCTACG GTGAATGTGGAGAGACCAGTCTAATCTATGCCAAATACGAG AAATTACCTTTGCAGGATTTCGACGTCGAAGTGAGACCGGCCGTCGACGTCGAGCAATTTTTCAACCAGGGGCATGTCTTTTTACTGGAGGACGATGTTGCAGAAGAGACATACCCTTCCTCTGTTGATTTGGTGGACATGTTGCTGAACAAAATAGGATTATCTACAACTGTGGTTGAAGAAGCCAAAAGAATCCTCTTTACACATGACGCTg CCTCGAGTAGGACAATTCAGGCCACATTTAGCCCCAAAGACAAAAAGAATGGCAATTTTGCCTACGATGAATCTTGGATGTGCCTGGT agGCGATATTCCATCACTTGTGCAGCGACACATGGCCATCGTCAGGTTCAAGCATCCAATGAATATGGGGACGACTTGCCATGATCTCCAACTTTTTGTGCTAATACTCTGCCCAGCTAAAGAG AAAGGAACAAAGAATGCGTTGGAGACGGGCCGTACATTCGCTACATTGTTAGCTGATCATCATCTTCGTCGTCAACTGGTGGAAGTAGCTACCGAACAAGAATTCAAGCAGCTTCTATTCAATAGAACGCGAGAGTTGATTGAGGAACAGCATCAGAGTCGTTCAGCCGTTTCAATCAAATTGAACTCCGTTGTTGAACCATCACCAATCACAAATACCGCAATGAGTAAC AGTATCTGGAAGCTTTGTCAGTTTGGGCAAGGCATACGAGAGGATCTTTCTCGTCGTCTACCGCATTATGTGTCGGACTACGTCGACGGCATAATTGGAGTAAAGACGCCACAAAAAGTTCTGTCAACCAcctttttcctttattttgcCTGTCTACTTCCGGCCATTGCGTTTGGAGTGCTCAACGATCACAACACCCACGGCAAAATTG GTGTCAAAAAGGTGATTGTGGGGCAAACGATTGGCGGCCTCTTTTTTGTCATATTTGGTGGCCAGCCGCTATTAATTCTTTTAACTACCGCACCTTTAGCGCTCTACATAAAAG TTATTTCCAGCATCTGTGATGATTTCCAGTTGGATTTCTACGCCATGTATGGCTGCGTTGGTCTTTGGTGCgcctttttccttttactcttttcccttttcaatGTCTCACGATTGATGCGTTGGTGTACCCGTTCTACGGAGGAAATTTTCGgccttttcatttctattgcatTTTGCGTCGATGCTTTTCGTGACACTGCCAAAC attttcaaaagaatttcAATTCCCCCCAATGTTTGGGCGATGTGAACATGACAAAAGGCTTAAAATCGTCGCTGACTTACTACATACTGAAcgaaacaagaacaaacagCTCAACGGTTGAAACACTGATTTCGGCCATCGAAGAGCCAATGGCGATTGAATGCAACCAGGCCAGCTCGCTGCTTTTCCTTTTGCTGATGTTGGGCACCGTCTGGCTAGGCGTTTCCATctttaatttcaaaaaaac GCCTTTCCTCTCCGCTGGAAAACAAGAAGCCCTGGCGGATTATTCATTGCCTATCGCCGTGGTCACGATGAGTTTTGTTGGTTCGTATTTCTTCCAAAACGTCAAAG TTGAGCCGTTCCGTTACGACGACAGTGAAAATGTATTCTCTTTGACACCATTGGATCGGCTTCCTGGACTGGCCGTCGTCGGGGCAATGGGATTGGGTTTTGCCTTGTCGCTGCTCATTTTCATGGATCAAAACATTTCATCAGCGATGGTGAACACGCCCCTCAACAA TTTGAAGAAAGGACCAGCACACCATTGGGATTTATTTGTCATGGCGATTTTGACGGCTGCACTGTCTGCCGTTGGGTTACCTTGGATGCATGCACTCGTACCTCACTCGCCACTTCACGCCCGTGCGCTGGCTGATGTCGAGGAACGTGTTCACCAAGGCCACGTCTATCAAAT AATTGTTCGAGTGAGGGAGACTCGACTGACGGTTCTGTTTTCACACATCCTCATTGGCTTATCGATTCTGTTGTTGCCCTACCCGTTGGCCTATATCCCACCGGCCGTTCTCAACGGGCTTTTCCTCTATGTGGCCATCACCGGACTCGGCGGCAATCAAATGTTTGAACGCATCACACTCTTCTTTACGCAGCAATCCGCTTATCCGCCAAATCACTACATCCGCCGAGTTCCACAGCGCAAAATCCACCAGTTCACCGTATATCAATTAGGCCAGCTTGTGTTGATGTGTCTGTTCGGTTTTGTGCCCTGGCCTTACATGAAGATGATTTTTCCCTTAATTCTCCTTTCGCTATTACCGATTCGTCACATGATTATCACCCGACTAATTGCTGGTCGTTTTCTAACAGTCCTCGACAGCAGCGAACATTAA